In Cydia pomonella isolate Wapato2018A chromosome 1, ilCydPomo1, whole genome shotgun sequence, one genomic interval encodes:
- the LOC133517115 gene encoding uncharacterized protein LOC133517115 produces the protein MISRIFNRPKDYLFLQFITLLLIVSVVYLYLNHLQETYKTAQWSGERCISELASVKYQLSVVTDYKNRIDKMLTEAQKAHDADKEKFKDIMESCIAMKQQATICQSQFEDLQLECKKVREDYDKIISKPDKLKVGR, from the exons ATGATATCACGAATATTCAATAGGCCAAAGGATTATCTGTTTTTACAATTCATCACCCTTTTACTAATCGTCAGTGTTGTCTATTTATACTTGAATCATCTTCAAGAAACATATAAAACTGCCCAGTGGTCGGGAGAGAGATGTATATCAGAGCTAGCGTCAGTGAAATATCAATTAAGTG TGGTAACCGACTACAAAAATCGAATAGATAAAATGCTGACTGAGGCCCAAAAAGCGCATGACGCTGACAAGGAAAAGTTTAAGGACATCATGGAAAGCTGTATTGCTATGAAACAGCAAGCTACCATATGTCAG aGCCAGTTTGAGGACCTGCAATTGGAATGTAAAAAAGTTAGAGAAGACtatgataaaattatttctaaaccTGATAAATTAAAAGTTGGTAGATAA